A genome region from Rhizobium sp. NXC14 includes the following:
- a CDS encoding NAD(P)/FAD-dependent oxidoreductase, translated as MVGGGFAGLACARELGNADVDCVVVDRRNHNLFQPLLYQVATAALSPADIAEPIRKTLAGYRNIEMIMAEVVGVDTSKRRVLLADGADIPYDQLVIATGSEYNYFGHDEWQALAPGLKTIHEAREIRHRLLLAFEKAERADSPAEKQALLTSIIIGGGPTGVEMAGAISELGRFMISKDFRNLQPDHLRVLLVEAGPRILGAFPEHLSEYATRYLEKIGVEVRTGSRVVEITKDGANIGGTFVLAGSIIWGAGVKASPAHRWLGLSGTAGNRIPVDDQLRVQGFEDVYALGDTAALIGTDGKPLPALAQVAKQQGIYLGRRLRKEPAIRGPGFVFRNRGNTAVIGRNAAVFDFGRWTLKGRLAWLLWAIVHVYLLINFEKRLLVSIQWIWRYLTRQRGARIIDESAGPTAALASDDSRLTHSGQT; from the coding sequence GTGGTAGGTGGCGGTTTCGCAGGCCTTGCCTGTGCCCGGGAGCTCGGGAATGCTGATGTAGACTGCGTCGTCGTCGACCGCCGCAACCACAATCTCTTCCAACCGCTTCTCTACCAGGTGGCCACCGCCGCCTTGTCGCCGGCTGACATAGCAGAGCCCATCAGAAAGACGCTTGCGGGTTACAGGAACATCGAAATGATCATGGCGGAAGTGGTTGGCGTCGACACGTCAAAGCGGCGGGTCCTGCTCGCGGACGGGGCCGATATACCCTACGACCAGCTCGTGATAGCCACAGGTTCCGAATACAATTACTTCGGACATGACGAGTGGCAGGCTCTGGCGCCGGGTCTCAAGACGATCCATGAGGCGCGAGAGATTAGGCATCGCCTTCTTCTGGCGTTTGAGAAGGCCGAAAGAGCGGACAGCCCCGCCGAGAAGCAGGCGCTGTTGACGAGCATCATTATTGGCGGCGGCCCCACGGGCGTCGAAATGGCCGGCGCCATTTCGGAGCTCGGACGCTTCATGATCAGCAAGGACTTTCGTAACCTTCAGCCCGACCATCTCCGCGTTCTGCTGGTGGAAGCAGGCCCCCGCATTCTGGGGGCCTTTCCTGAGCATCTCTCTGAATATGCAACACGATACCTTGAAAAGATCGGCGTCGAAGTTCGCACAGGAAGCCGGGTCGTCGAAATTACAAAGGACGGTGCGAACATCGGCGGCACCTTCGTCTTAGCCGGATCGATCATCTGGGGAGCCGGCGTGAAAGCGTCGCCAGCACATCGCTGGCTCGGCCTCTCGGGCACTGCCGGCAACCGCATTCCGGTCGATGATCAACTTCGCGTCCAGGGCTTCGAGGATGTCTATGCGCTCGGAGACACAGCCGCTTTGATCGGAACGGACGGAAAGCCGCTCCCCGCGCTTGCGCAGGTTGCTAAACAGCAAGGCATCTACCTTGGACGACGGCTTCGCAAGGAGCCTGCGATTAGGGGGCCGGGCTTCGTCTTCCGCAACAGAGGCAATACAGCCGTTATCGGTCGCAACGCCGCCGTCTTTGACTTCGGCCGGTGGACCCTGAAAGGAAGGCTCGCATGGCTGCTGTGGGCAATCGTGCACGTGTATCTGCTTATCAACTTCGAAAAGCGGCTTCTCGTCAGCATCCAGTGGATCTGGCGCTACCTCACGCGTCAGCGCGGCGCGCGCATCATTGATGAAAGCGCCGGCCCGACCGCTGCCCTTGCCTCGGACGACAGCCGCCTGACCCACTCGGGGCAGACTTGA